Proteins encoded by one window of Chanos chanos chromosome 7, fChaCha1.1, whole genome shotgun sequence:
- the tsga10 gene encoding testis-specific gene 10 protein, producing MLRSRRSASPTRAPPTCRSPTRQPPVKGGTYDSELMRALRERDELQNMLEKYERHLSEMQANVKVLMADRDKTSRHYQQAQEEIAALRREVMKSKATRGAKNNVTAQAILKRVEAEQDEAAADLHRMSTERDSLRERLKISQETAISEKAHLEQRVEDLQNAILTLEQERVEQRSRHGQMRETMMGLEDEIRGLGRKLASTEEELNRVRNECSILRLSSSQTETALTDSQRRLTHRIGELQKVQERNKMLDEKNDSLLMQVNSLREEVSELKGAVSELDERRDSLQDQLDRKNDQLCSAHSQLDVKEKTIRSLQLRTEELEETVQALRREASGRDRELDVTRRKLSDADEELSALRKVKDTTLRENTQFRNDLEKARLDNQALQLKLDNTTQDIEDLRRKVQDYVTDIARTENLLSTKEQECRELQENRRRASVQAESWEGQAKQAEAKASELRLELQNADTDRRRLREKVESLETSLQVAVCSERSCTTQLSEMNRSLQDVEEELRQVKSEHTHTQSDLDKTRELCVKLDASKEAVQRELDSCHSEVEMLRKQLTSERLSMKSLESLLVSTREKELQRQLSQQERDAEIQLLRDKLTVADSKASTQGREVTQLRTRAAQLETDLDMTKRQLSAERFERERAMQELRRQGLSSTLSPLFSSTLRSSSPVRRSLSPRQSWSPERAYHSAPDTLVPERSSERSVAFRDLYD from the exons atgCTGAGGTCGCGACGCTCCGCTAGCCCCACCCGTGCCCCGCCCACATGTCGTAGTCCTACCAGACAGCCCCCTGTGAAG GGGGGTACATATGACTCTGAGCTGATGCGGgcgttgagagagagggacgagCTGCAGAACATGCTCGAGAAATACGAACGTCACCTCTCTGAGATGCAAGCCAACGTCAAAGTGCTCATGGCCGACCGAGACAAAACCAGTCGGCATTACCAGCAG GCTCAGGAAGAGATTGCGGCATTACGTCGGGAGGTGATGAAGTCCAAGGCGACGCGCGGGGCCAAAAACAACGTGACGGCTCAGGCCATCCTGAAGCGCGTGGAGGCCGAACAGGACGAAGCAGCGGCAGACCTGCACCGCATGAGCACGGAGAGagacagcctgagagagagactgaag atctcTCAGGAGACTGCCATCAGTGAGAAGGCTCATCTGGAACAGAGAGTGGAGGATCTGCAGAACGCCATCTTAACA CTGGAGCAGGAGCGGGTGGAGCAGAGGAGCAGGCATGGCCAGATGAGGGAGACGATGATGGGGTTGGAAGATGAGATCCGTGGACTTGGTCGAAAGCTGGCTTCCACAGAGGAAGAGCTGAATCGTGTCAGAAATGAGTGCAGCATTCTCAG GCTGTCAAGCAGTCAAACGGAGACTGCCCTGACTGACAGCCAGCGGAGACTGACCCACAGGATCGGGGAGTTACAGAAGGTccaggagagaaacaaaatgctGGATGAGAAGAACG ACTCTTTGCTGATGCAGGTGAACAGTCTGAGAGAAGAGGTGAGTGAGCTGAAGGGTGCTGTGTCAGAACTGGACGAACGCAGAGATTCTCTACAAGACCAGCTGGACAGAAAGAACGACCAGCTGTGCTCAGCACACAGCCAGCTAGATGTCAAG GAGAAAACCATCCGGAGTCTGCAGCTCAGgacagaggagctggaggaaacTGTCCA AGCACTGCGAAGAGAGGCCAGTGGGCGAGATCGAGAACTAGACGTGACGAGGAGGAAACTGTCGGACGCGGACGAGGAGCTGTCTGCGTTACGGAAGGTGAAGGACACAACGCTGAGGGAGAACACACAGTTCCGGAATGACCTGGAGAAAGCCAGACTGGACAACCAG GCTTTGCAGCTGAAACTGGACAACACCACCCAGGATATAGAGGACTTGCGGAGGAAAGTGCAAGACTACGTAACTGACATCGCCCGCACGGAAAACCTCCTATCCACAAAG GAGCAAGAGTGCAGGGAGCTGCAGGAGAACCGGCGTCGAGCGTCGGTGCAGGCAGAGAGTTGGGAGGGCCAGGCTAAGCAGGCAGAGGCCAAGGCCAGCGAACTGCGTCTGGAGTTACAgaacgcagacacagacagacgaCGACTGAGGGAGAAGGTCGAGAGTCTGGAGACCAGCCTGCAGGTG gctGTGTGCTCAGAACGAAGCTGCACCACTCAGCTGTCTGAGATGAACCGTAGCTTACAGGACGTGGAGGAGGAGCTTAGGCAGGTcaagagtgaacacacacacactcagagtgatCTGGACAAGACTCGCGAACTCTGCGTCAAACTGGACGCCAGTAAAGAAGCT GTCCAACGAGAGCTGGACAGCTGCCACTCAGAGGTTGAGATGTTGAGAAAGCAGCTGACCAGTGAGCGCTTGTCCATGAAGAGTCTGGAGTCCCTGCTGGTGTCCACACGGGAGAAGGAACTACAGAGACAGCTCAGTCAGCAGGAGAGAGATGCTGAGATACAGCTACTCAGGGACAAGCTCACCGTGGCTGACAGCAAAGC gagCACTCAGGGCCGGGAGGTTACTCAACTGAGGACCCGTGCAGCCCAGTTGGAGACAGACCTGGATATGACTAAAAGACAGCTCTCTGCAGAGCGCTTTGAAAG gGAGCGCGCAATGCAGGAGTTACGTCGGCAGggtctctcctccactctgtctcctctcttctcctccaccttGCGCTCCTCGTCTCCCGTACGTCGCTCACTCAGCCCACGCCAATCCTGGTCCCCGGAACGCGCTTACCACAGTGCCCCGGACACCCTGGTCCCTGAACGCTCGTCAGAGAG GAGTGTGGCATTCAGAGATCTGTATGACTGA
- the lipt1 gene encoding lipoyl amidotransferase LIPT1, mitochondrial, whose amino-acid sequence MILRTFTGMSMTIRDISRLVRLKSTLSSYFDETGKTGVILKSMSTDIFENLAFEDWIHDHVNLQNRSVLFLWRNAPAVVIGRHQNPWQECNLGLMRRMGIPLARRRSGGGTVFHDLGNINMTFFTSKKKYDRHKNLSVVTGALKELRPNLDVQATDRFDILLNGHYKISGTAAKLGRAAAYHHCTLLCSADRTTLSSVLKSTCEGIKSNATPSVPSPVKNLLDEDPTLDSNTIMEAIASRYNVEFGFDSPVITIDPSNETLLPGIHKMTHELRSWEWVYGRTPKFSISTDFVVDEMSDINVTLNIEIKNGIVESCLLDIPHDWLHPETLKEFCSLLTGSKFCPNETAVLIASFMRANHESNELTTKIHNLFEKVVSVM is encoded by the coding sequence ATGATTCTGAGGACGTTTACTGGTATGTCAATGACAATACGAGACATCTCACGGCTCGTACGACTCAAAAGCACTCTGTCCTCTTATTTTGATGAGACTGGCAAAACAGGCGTCATCCTAAAATCCATGTCAACAGACATTTTTGAAAACCTGGCTTTTGAAGATTGGATACATGATCACGTTAATTTGCAAAACAGAAGCgttctgtttctgtggagaAATGCGCCTGCAGTTGTCATAGGCAGACATCAAAATCCCTGGCAGGAATGCAACCTTGGTTTGATGAGACGGATGGGGATTCCACTCGCGAGACGTCGCAGTGGAGGTGGAACCGTCTTTCATGATTTAGGAAACATCAACATGACGTTCTTCACGTCGAAGAAAAAGTATGACCGACACAAAAATCTCAGTGTTGTTACGGGCGCTCTGAAAGAACTGCGGCCAAATCTAGATGTTCAGGCGACAGACAGATTCGACATACTGCTTAACGGACATTATAAAATTTCAGGCACCGCAGCAAAATTGGGGCGGGCGGCTGCGTATCACCACTGTACATTGCTTTGCTCGGCTGATCGGACAACGTTGTCCTCTGTGCTGAAAAGCACGTGTGAGGGAATAAAAAGTAACGCGACGCCGAGTGTGCCCTCTCCTGTGAAAAACCTCTTGGACGAAGATCCAACTTTGGATTCCAACACTATTATGGAGGCTATCGCGTCCCGGTACAATGTGGAGTTCGGGTTTGACAGCCCAGTTATCACAATTGATCCTAGCAACGAAACACTACTACCTGGTATTCACAAAATGACCCACGAACTTCGGTCGTGGGAGTGGGTTTATGGAAGAACTCCAAAGTTCAGCATTAGTACAGACTTTGTGGTGGATGAGATGTCCGATATAAATGTGACGTTGAACATTGAAATCAAGAACGGCATTGTTGAAAGCTGTCTTCTAGACATACCTCATGACTGGCTGCATCCAGAGACGTTAAAGGAATTTTGTTCTCTTCTGACAGGCAGCAAATTCTGTCCAAACGAGACCGCTGTACTTATTGCCTCCTTCATGCGAGCAAACCACGAAAGTAATGAACTTACTACCAAGATTcataatttgtttgaaaaagtcGTGTCCGTGATGTGA